The following are encoded together in the Labeo rohita strain BAU-BD-2019 chromosome 17, IGBB_LRoh.1.0, whole genome shotgun sequence genome:
- the enpp4 gene encoding bis(5'-adenosyl)-triphosphatase enpp4: MQISGYLCALIACSGLTLSLPNRNQTGLKSGNEAPPLLLVSFDGFRADYLNKYSFPNLEKFFSDGVLVRKLTNVFTTKTFPNHYSLVTGLYAESHGILASIMYDPVTKKNFSLLNDHDPFWWDEATPIWVSVEQSGYRAAAAMWPGTDVNIQNCTLKYQFKYDPNVTFQERLGNITQWMTKDKSVKFAALYWEEPDRSGHVYGPDNTTEMTRVLKEVDGHIGYLMEQLNKTGLWGKINVIITSDHGMAQCSQERLIKLDNCISPSSYMVVDLTPVAAIIPLEDTSSVYKNLSSCHSNMKAYRKADVPDRLHYKNNARIQPILLVADEGWTIVKNGKLPRLGDHGYDNTLPSMHPFLAAHGPAFRKGYKMSSFNSVDLYPLMCHLVGVPPELNNGSFAHVRCALVNEQCGELALAVGLVIGVLIILTTFTCLFKLMKNRDISSPRPFARLELEDDADDEPLLE, encoded by the exons ATGCAGATCAGCGGTTATCTCTGCGCTCTTATCGCCTGTAGTGGATTAACCCTGTCTTTGCCGAACAGAAACCAAACAGGACTGAAGTCTGGAAACGAAGCGCCACCACTCCTCCTGGTGTCGTTTGATGGTTTTCGTGCAGACTACCTAAACAAATACTCTTTTCCCAATCTCGAGAAGTTCTTCTCGGATGGCGTCCTTGTACGCAAGCTGACCAATGTGTTCACCACAAAAACCTTTCCTAATCATTACAGTCTCGTCACAGGCCTGTACGCGGAGAGCCACGGGATACTTGCCAGTATTATGTACGACCCGGTAACGAAAAAGAATTTTTCTCTTCTGAATGACCATGACCCTTTCTGGTGGGACGAAGCCACTCCGATTTGGGTGTCGGTGGAGCAGTCTGGCTACAGGGCAGCGGCTGCTATGTGGCCAGGAACAGATGTGAATATTCAAAACTGCACGTTAAAGTACCAATTCAAGTACGACCCCAATGTGACCTTCCAGGAAAGGCTGGGGAACATCACACAGTGGATGACAAAGGACAAATCGGTGAAGTTTGCCGCTCTGTATTGGGAAGAGCCTGACCGGAGCGGACACGTATACGGCCCGGATAACACCACAGAGATGACTAGGGTTTTAAAGGAAGTGGATGGTCATATAGGTTACCTAATGGAGCAGCTCAACAAAACGGGATTATGGGGAAAAATAAACGTCATCATCACTAGCGATCACGGTATGGCCCAGTGTTCTCAAGAGCGTCTTATCAAACTGGATAACTGCATCAGTCCGAGCAGCTATATGGTGGTGGATCTCACTCCTGTGGCTGCCATCATCCCACTGGAAg ATACTTCATCTGTATACAAAAACCTGTCCAGTTGTCACAGCAACATGAAGGCGTACCGGAAGGCCGATGTTCCCGATAGGCTGCACTATAAAAACAACGCAAGGATCCAGCCAATCCTGTTGGTGGCGGATGAAGGCTGGACGATTGTCAAAAATGGCAAACTCCCACGAC TGGGCGATCATGGCTACGACAATACGCTTCCCAGCATGCACCCCTTCCTGGCCGCTCACGGTCCTGCGTTTCGCAAAGGCTATAAGATGTCCAGCTTTAACAGTGTGGATCTCTACCCGCTCATGTGCCACCTCGTGGGCGTCCCTCCGGAGCTCAACAACGGCAGCTTCGCTCACGTGCGCTGTGCGCTAGTCAACGAGCAGTGCGGAGAGCTAGCGTTAGCGGTGGGCCTCGTCATAGGGGTTCTGATCATCCTGACTACCTTCACCTGTCTATTCAAGCTGATGAAGAACAGAGATATCTCGTCTCCACGTCCGTTCGCCCGCTTGGAGTTAGAGGACGACGCCGACGACGAGCCGCTGCTTGAATAA
- the fam167aa gene encoding protein FAM167A, with protein sequence MSHASKTPESLAASQVDHLSSLKALTEKLKLETRKPSYLDWRAQLEAMLAHSNRDSEPAAVPGDPEKQRTAGPVKWMKPSPGVSVVHEGRQLSGNTLGFGSMDQALEWLRKELAEMRLQDQQLARQLMRLRSDINNLRIVQTCNQHRKMLNDATFELEERDDMSDLCDVPMSPGLGLSAPLKVIGVTKMNINSRRFSLS encoded by the exons ATGTCGCATGCATCTAAGACCCCAGAAAGCCTTGCTGCGTCGCAGGTTGACCACCTCTCCAGCCTGAAGGCTTTGACTGAGAAGCTCAAGCTGGAGACCAGAAAGCCGTCTTACCTGGACTGGAGAGCGCAGCTGGAGGCGATGCTCGCTCACAGCAACAGAGACTCAGAGCCGGCAGCGGTGCCTGGTGATCCTGAGAAACAGAGAACGGCAGGCCCTGTTAAATGGATGAAGCCATCGCCGGGTGTTAGTGTGGTCCATGAAGGGAGGCAGCTGTCAGGAAACACATTGGGATTTGGAAGTATGGACCAAGCGCTGGAGTGGCTCAGGAAAGAGCTG GCTGAGATGCGTTTGCAGGACCAACAGCTCGCACGTCAGCTAATGCGCCTGCGCAGCGACATCAACAACCTGAGAATCGTGCAGACCTGTAACCAACATCGCAAGATGCTGAATGACGCCACATTTGAGCTGGAGGAGAGAGACGATATGTCCGATTTGTGTGACGTCCCCATGTCTCCTGGATTAGGCCTCTCAGCGCCGCTTAAGGTCATCGGGGTCACCAAGATGAACATCAACTCTCGCCGGTTCTCCCTCAGCTAA
- the LOC127180068 gene encoding ras-related protein Rab-39A, translating to MDVPWNFRFGIVILGDSAVGKSSLLHRFTEGTFDESRQSPLGIDFKVYNMNFDPNVVIKLLLWDTAGQERFRSICKSYMRNSVGCILMFDVSQRQTFDRVDSWHQEVLDYVKPNPMFFLLVGHKSDLAVGRQVRKSEGEALAKKLNMLAYLEVSTKENINVSESFETLTRGIYNLYKKGKVPTRDNWQGFTVGAAIKKDPPVTKKSACCNCG from the exons ATGGACGTGCCGTGGAACTTCAGATTTGGGATAGTCATTCTTGGAGACTCTGCCGTGGGGAAATCGTCGCTTCTGCATCGCTTCACTGAAGGAACGTTTGATGAATCCCGTCAGTCTCCACTGGGAATCGATTTCAAGGTGTACAACATGAACTTTGACCCTAATGTTGTGATCAAACTGCTTCTGTGGGACACTGCAGGACAGGAGAGATTTAG GTCCATATGTAAGTCTTACATGCGCAACTCTGTGGGCTGCATCCTGATGTTTGACGTCTCGCAGCGACAGACGTTTGACCGTGTGGACAGCTGGCATCAGGAAGTCTTGGACTACGTGAAACCGAACCCAATGTTCTTCCTGCTCGTGGGTCACAAATCCGATCTGGCCGTGGGACGACAGGTCAGGAAGAGTGAAGGAGAAGCTCTGGCTAAAAAACTCAACATGCTGGCTTATCTTGAGGTGtctacaaaagaaaacattaacgTCAGTGAGTCGTTCGAGACCTTGACCAGAGGCATATACAACCTCTACAAGAAAGGCAAAGTACCCACCCGAGACAACTGGCAGGGGTTTACAGTCGGAGCCGCCATTAAAAAAGATCCACCTGTGACCAAAAAGTCTGCCTGCTGCAACTGCGGATGA